In Panthera uncia isolate 11264 chromosome B4, Puncia_PCG_1.0, whole genome shotgun sequence, one genomic interval encodes:
- the ARL1 gene encoding ADP-ribosylation factor-like protein 1: MGGFFSSIFSSLFGTREMRILILGLDGAGKTTILYRLQVGEVVTTIPTIGFNVETVTYKNLKFQVWDLGGQTSIRPYWRCYYSNTDAVIYVVDSCDRDRIGISKSELVAMLEEEELRKAILVVFANKQDMEQAMTPSEMANSLGLPALKDRKWQIFKTSATKGTGLDEAMEWLVETLKSRQ, translated from the exons gtggctttttctcaagtattttttCCAGTCTGTTTGGAACCCGGGAAATGAGGATTTTAATTTTGGGATTAGATGGAGCAGGAAAAACTACAATTTTGTACAGATTACAGGTTGGAGAAGTCGTTACTACGATTCCTA CTATTGGATTTAATGTTGAGACAGTAACATACAAAAACCTTAAATTCCAAGTCTGGGATTTGGGAGGACAGACAAGTATCAG GCCATACTGGAGATGTTACTATTCAAACACGGATGCAGTCATTTATGTGGTAGACAGTTGTGACCGAGACCGAATTGGCATTTCCAAATCAGAGTTAGTTGCCATGTTGGAG gaAGAAGAGCTGAGAAAAGCCATTTTGGTGGTGTTTGCAAATAAGCAGGACATGGAGCAGGCCATGACTCCCTCAGAGATGGCAAATTCACTTGGGTTACCTGCATTGAAGGACCGAAAATGGCAAATATTCAAAACTTCAGCAACCAAAGGCACTGGCCTTGATGAGGCAATGGAATG